A genomic region of Arvicola amphibius chromosome 7, mArvAmp1.2, whole genome shotgun sequence contains the following coding sequences:
- the Spaca9 gene encoding sperm acrosome-associated protein 9, with amino-acid sequence MNEVKESLRSIEQKYKLFQQQQFTFIAALEHCRENAHDKIRPISSVGQVQSYMEHYCNNSTDRRILLMFLDICSELNKLCQHFEALHSGTPVTNSLLEKCKTLVSQSNDLSSLRAKYPHDVVNHLSCDEARNHYGGVVSLIPIVLDLMKEWIAHSEKLPRKVLQHVSEVLGSQGAAAATTRPAQTTVTQHLLGKLKYRQLAKESLKSRGKDKGFPKPPWRPPDKAPPPQTAPETSAAKLSASLQSGLPLGGSGHTGPVCRLPRVTSLSEERPIQTTPEFSRQPAS; translated from the exons ATGAATGAGGTGAAGGAGAGTCTCCGCAGCATCGAGCAGAAGTACAAGCTCTTCCAGCAGCAACAGTTCACCTTCATCGCCGCTCTGGAGCACTGCCGGGAGAATGCCCACGACAAAATCCGGCCCATCTCCAGCGTCGGACAG GTGCAGAGCTACATGGAACACTACTGCAACAACTCTACGGACCGGAGAATTCTGCTCATGTTCCTGGACATCTGCTCGGAGCTCAACAAGCTCTGCCAGCACTTCGAGGCGCTGCACTCCGGCACCCCTGTCACCAACAGCCTTCTCGAGAAATGCAAAACCCTGGTTAGCCAAAGCAATGACTTGAGCAGCCTCAGAGCAAA GTACCCACACGACGTAGTGAACCACTTGAGCTGTGATGAGGCCAGGAACCACTACGGAGGTGTGGTCAGCCTCATCCCTATAGTCCTGGACTTAATGAAAGAGTGGATTGCTCATTCGGAGAAGCTACCTCGCAAAGTGCTGCAGCACGTGAGTGAGGTCCTGGGTAGCCAGGGAGCCGCCGCAGCCACCACCAGACCTGCCCAGACCACGGTTACCCAACACTTGTTAGGAAAACTCAAGTATAGGCAGCTTGCAAAAGAGAGCCTCAAATCTAGGGGGAAAGACAAAGGCTTCCCGAAGCCTCCCTGGAGACCACCCG ACaaagcccccccaccccagacagcaccagagacctctgcagccAAGCTCAGTGCTTCCCTTCAGAGTGGGCTGCCTCTAGGAGGCTCAGGCCACACAGGGCCAGTCTGCAGGCTTCCAAGAGTGACTTCCTTGTCTGAGGAGAGACCTATTCAGACAACCCCTGAGTTTTCCAGACAGCCAGCCTCCTGA